A region from the Volucribacter amazonae genome encodes:
- a CDS encoding RHS repeat domain-containing protein: MESRIEFIWDGSHLLQEKHHKTDRTYQYIYSHPASYEPLAQVENDGEKQSIYYFHCDQIGIPRELTDEQGKLCWYGDYQGWGVIKHQTSLIENIHQPFRLQNQYYDQETGLHYNFYRYYDSHMGRFTQRDPIGLLGGENLYQFAPNTVSWVDPLGLNPIVYFIIVGAISGAAVETGTQMYDNVLEDDKKWNDFDYSEIAISAGIGAITGPAVGNVAKCAKLGKELKIGKNMRIAPFGNRTNHPIGKYPHYHRRGKPVNGKTPDAQGIGRHRPWETKQSDSS, encoded by the coding sequence ATGGAAAGCCGGATTGAATTTATTTGGGACGGCAGCCATTTATTGCAAGAAAAACATCATAAAACCGACCGCACTTATCAGTATATTTACAGCCACCCAGCGAGCTATGAGCCTTTGGCACAGGTAGAAAATGATGGTGAAAAGCAAAGCATTTATTACTTCCATTGCGATCAAATCGGAATACCGAGAGAGCTTACAGATGAGCAAGGAAAACTCTGTTGGTATGGGGATTATCAAGGCTGGGGAGTGATTAAACATCAAACTTCATTGATTGAAAATATACATCAACCTTTCCGCTTACAAAATCAATATTACGATCAAGAAACAGGCTTGCATTATAACTTCTACCGTTACTATGATTCGCATATGGGGCGTTTTACCCAACGTGATCCGATAGGGTTATTGGGTGGGGAGAATTTGTATCAGTTCGCCCCAAATACAGTTAGCTGGGTTGATCCGTTGGGGTTAAATCCTATTGTATATTTTATAATTGTAGGAGCTATATCTGGAGCAGCGGTAGAAACAGGAACGCAAATGTATGATAATGTTTTAGAGGATGATAAGAAATGGAATGATTTTGATTATTCAGAAATTGCGATAAGTGCAGGGATAGGGGCTATTACGGGACCAGCAGTAGGTAATGTTGCTAAATGTGCCAAATTAGGGAAAGAATTAAAAATAGGAAAAAATATGAGAATAGCTCCTTTTGGAAATAGGACGAATCACCCTATTGGGAAATATCCTCATTATCATAGAAGAGGAAAACCAGTAAATGGAAAAACTCCTGATGCGCAAGGAATAGGTCGGCATAGACCTTGGGAAACGAAGCAATCAGATAGCTCTTGA
- a CDS encoding RHS repeat-associated core domain-containing protein, whose amino-acid sequence MRSENGKFLEESRIEFIWDGSHLLQEKHHKTDRTYQYIYSHPASYEPLAQIENDGEKQTIYYLHCDQIGIPRELTDEQGKLCWYGDYQGWGSVKNEYALIPHIHQPFRLQNQYYDQETGLHYNFYRYYDPHMGRFTQRDPIKLLGGNNLYRFEGTIQNVFDPLGLMPLLLVGYGVAIMAMGIIGAQIIAMGTSISTTRRQEKEEDSIMLEEIVVSEKAIELSEAHHSGTNLGGNCTPGELDDLQRNKNYYCNKKRNCNEQGLTIDQINYRMLLNQQCAMTRDKINKKCFAGGDLKHQEEAERAWTTYAYCQEKAKKIFN is encoded by the coding sequence GTGCGGTCAGAAAATGGCAAGTTTTTAGAAGAAAGCCGGATTGAGTTTATTTGGGACGGCAGCCATTTATTGCAAGAAAAACATCACAAAACTGACCGCACTTATCAGTATATTTACAGCCACCCAGCGAGCTATGAGCCTTTGGCACAGATAGAAAATGATGGCGAAAAGCAAACCATTTATTACCTCCATTGTGATCAAATCGGAATACCGAGAGAGCTTACTGATGAGCAAGGAAAACTCTGTTGGTATGGGGATTATCAAGGCTGGGGATCGGTTAAAAACGAGTATGCTTTAATACCGCATATTCATCAACCATTCCGCTTACAAAACCAATATTACGATCAAGAAACAGGCTTGCACTATAATTTTTATCGTTACTATGATCCGCATATGGGACGCTTTACTCAGCGTGATCCGATAAAGTTATTAGGTGGTAATAATTTATATCGGTTTGAAGGTACGATACAGAATGTTTTTGATCCTTTAGGATTAATGCCTTTATTATTAGTTGGCTATGGCGTTGCTATTATGGCGATGGGAATAATAGGTGCTCAAATAATAGCTATGGGAACTTCAATTTCTACGACAAGAAGACAAGAAAAAGAAGAAGATAGCATAATGTTGGAGGAAATTGTGGTAAGTGAGAAAGCCATAGAGTTATCAGAAGCACATCATAGTGGAACAAATCTTGGAGGGAATTGTACGCCAGGTGAATTAGATGATTTACAAAGAAATAAGAATTATTATTGTAATAAAAAGAGAAATTGTAATGAGCAAGGTTTAACTATAGATCAAATAAATTACAGGATGCTTTTAAATCAGCAATGTGCGATGACAAGAGATAAAATTAATAAGAAATGTTTTGCTGGAGGAGATCTTAAACATCAAGAAGAAGCAGAAAGAGCATGGACTACTTATGCATATTGCCAAGAAAAAGCAAAAAAGATTTTTAATTAA